The Lysinibacillus irui sequence ATACCTGGGAAAGATACGTTGATGAGGCTCAACATTGATAACATAGATGAAGTTCATCGGAAGTGGTCTGCAGCTGTTCTAGATTTTTCACATGAAGTGACTGTTTTCGAAAATCTAGAGGAAGTTATTCAACAATTAGCAGCAAAATCGCCTCTATTGGGCATCGTGACCTCTAAAACAGCTCAGGAGGTAACCGATGAATTTGATCCGTTTGGCTTAAGTCATTATTTCAAACACATTGTTAGTGCCAGTGATACGGAGAAGCATAAACCTCACCCTGAGCCTCTATTAAAATGTTTGGACGCATTACAGGTAGCTCCAGAGGATGCCATCTATATTGGTGATTCTATCTATGATTTCCAATGTGCAAAGCAGGCAGGAGCTAAATTCGCCCTTGCCCTCTGGGGTGCCAAAACGACAAATGGATTTGAAGAGGCTGATTACGTATTGTATGAAGCTCAGGATATTTTGAGCTTATAATAAGGGAGGAAGAAAGAATAAAAGATGGTGTCCATTGAAAGCACACCATCTTTCATGATTGTGTCATTACATTGTAGGTGGTATGTAGATATTTAAGAATGTTAATACAGTCAAATTCCCTATATCGACGATACAGTGGGATAAGATAATAGAACGTAAACTTTTTGTCTTTAAATACGTAATGGCCCACACGATACCTGTTACTGATAGATAGATATACAAATGATAGGATTGACTAGCATAAGAAAAGACTCCCCACATCAATGGATGACTTATGACAAAAAGGATAGTTGTATATAAAATAGCGAACCATGCTGGAAATTTTGTTAATAAACTATCAAATAAAACGCCTCGCCAGTAGTATTCTTCAAGCCAAGGATTGATGATGGCGAATAAAAGCCAAGAGAGTATTAACCAAACAGAGTGAAACAAATGGTAGTTCATAATTAAGATTGTTAATGGAAAAAGGCCAATCAGCGTTGTGAAGGTTATCCAAAAAGGAGCCTTTTTTGACTTTTGAAACCAATCTCCTAGTTTTCTGTTACCTTTAAAATAGTAAATGCAAAATCCTAACAAGCTCCAATAAACAAGCGCTAGTGGAATCCAAGCCCAGCCCTCAATAAATTGATAAAAAAATGTAGCAGTCAAGAACCCTAGTAATATAATGAAAAATGGTGATATGAAAAATAACCAAAATTTCGTATCTTGACTAATTTTTTTCATACAAAACCTCTCTTCCAAAAGATTATTTAAAAATTTTCATAATTATTTCAGCTTCTGGAACTGGACATTGTGTCCATTGTAGTTTATTAATCGCAAAACCTTGAATAAATGAATAGTAGCTAATTGCCAATTTAAGTGGATCTTCTTGAACAATTTCATTGCATTGTTGCCCCTCAGAAATTAAAGGGATGAGACCGTGAACAGGGGACTTGAATTCCTCCGAGGATAAAAATCTTTTTACTTCTTCGGGTACAGCATCAGACGTACTTGCTTGAATCATTATTAAGAATAATAAAATTTGTTGTCCCTCTGATAAACTATATAAAATCTGCTCCGTCATCCATTTCAGTTTTTCGAGTGCAGTTCCTTCTTGTAAATGCGCTTTTTCAATAATTTGCCCAGAGCTTTCAGCAGCTCTTTTAACTAAAAGTGTAAAGATTTCTTCTTTTGATTGAAAATAATGGTACACTAGTCCATGACTTAAATTGGCCTCTTTAGCTATATCACTAATCTTAGTTGCGACCATTCCTCTTCTTGAAAAGACGTTTAATGCAGCCTGTAGTATTTCTTCCCGTCTCAGCTCCCGTAATTCTATATTTTGAGCTTCAGTTCTTGGCATTATGACAGCTCCTTTTGATTGATTAACCAGTCAATATAAAAATAAAATAAAATGGAAATATTGTCAAATGTACTGTTTGTTGGAAATGTTCTGGTGGGGGAAATATAACTAGGGCAATGATCATCCAGGTTTTTAAGAGTTTGAACAAATGAAGATAAGAAAAAAGGTGTGTCACCTAAGTGCAACACCTTAAAATGTTAATCCCAAATCGTTGTTATAGGAACTTTTGCAGTACGTAAATAATCTAGTAATTGCCCAGTATGGACTGACTCATGATAGGCAATTCTAAGCAA is a genomic window containing:
- a CDS encoding HAD family hydrolase, which translates into the protein MVKAIIFDVDGTILDTEQAILQSLQRTLLEETDQQYSLEDLRFALGIPGKDTLMRLNIDNIDEVHRKWSAAVLDFSHEVTVFENLEEVIQQLAAKSPLLGIVTSKTAQEVTDEFDPFGLSHYFKHIVSASDTEKHKPHPEPLLKCLDALQVAPEDAIYIGDSIYDFQCAKQAGAKFALALWGAKTTNGFEEADYVLYEAQDILSL
- a CDS encoding CPBP family intramembrane glutamic endopeptidase, which codes for MKKISQDTKFWLFFISPFFIILLGFLTATFFYQFIEGWAWIPLALVYWSLLGFCIYYFKGNRKLGDWFQKSKKAPFWITFTTLIGLFPLTILIMNYHLFHSVWLILSWLLFAIINPWLEEYYWRGVLFDSLLTKFPAWFAILYTTILFVISHPLMWGVFSYASQSYHLYIYLSVTGIVWAITYLKTKSLRSIILSHCIVDIGNLTVLTFLNIYIPPTM
- a CDS encoding TetR/AcrR family transcriptional regulator, which encodes MPRTEAQNIELRELRREEILQAALNVFSRRGMVATKISDIAKEANLSHGLVYHYFQSKEEIFTLLVKRAAESSGQIIEKAHLQEGTALEKLKWMTEQILYSLSEGQQILLFLIMIQASTSDAVPEEVKRFLSSEEFKSPVHGLIPLISEGQQCNEIVQEDPLKLAISYYSFIQGFAINKLQWTQCPVPEAEIIMKIFK